A genomic region of Arvicola amphibius chromosome X, mArvAmp1.2, whole genome shotgun sequence contains the following coding sequences:
- the Cylc1 gene encoding cylicin-1, translating into MEQEGLNQGGRFKGRYKEKLTNEDAETSSSTCRLEINTTTHDDHILIGQKTEKWNQENTKIPLPGIKKRSGSSELQIAVPRQERRKIEKGQKTSNIWINQCFQEFFLRPPFSLAFIMQGPFNYLYNPQNHYIMAETRKSKDDKRTTLKKKSKEKLTSSAINLQPKKMITDGKPEINNAEKNSSKLSHKSELFKKPNDTSEPNLEFNNSQITMEMDSRIDDKDLMNSKETNNEATFWKDNPNTDSKMRSKEFSDNTSPCINTSNMDLMLFLNNFKDGSNKDEWSTNCSQNNAKKPVKKGGKKGKDSDLDSGDSKDAKKEGKKREKKEPRKKKDTESTGGESGDSKDAKKESKKDKKEKKEVKKKKDTDSIDAESGDSQDSKKDKKEKNADKKGSESTDVESVDSKGAKKEKRRSKKDDMKDAFYTDSESDAETKKDKRDEMKENKGNRNKLIKDTLSTDADSESESDPTIKKGEKKDKKITKKGEKKDAQKTVDSTASESEIEVKEKKEVMKDSAKDIGSYTDSASDGSSKAGIRRGVRLSGTESEGSLVFKVIKTTDDSDGTSTDSKKLTSEQKRGFRASSKKTTFRERGERDMGGRIPSSRERLPFPPCEPLQTSPKPKRVCQCKVPPPPPKPRYAPLPEAKWIHKLL; encoded by the exons GTATAAGGAGAAATTGACCAACGAAGATGCTGAGACCTCAAGCTCTACATGTCG GCTGGAAATAAATACCACAACACATGATGATCACATTTTGA tcGGTCAAAAGACTGAAAAATGGAATCAAGAAAATACCAAAATACCTCTGCCAGGTATAAAGAAGAGATCAGGATCTTCAGAATTACAAATTGCAGTTCCT aggcaagagagaagaaaaattgaaaaaggtCAGAAAACATCTAATATATGGATAAACCAATGTTTCCAAGAATTTTTCCTAAGGCCACCCTTTTCCCTAGCTTTTATTATGCAGGGTCCATTCAATTATCTTTATAATCCTCAAAACCATTATATAATGGCTGAAACTAGAAAATCCAAAGATGATAAAAGAacaactttgaagaaaaaatcCAAGGAAAAATTAACCTCATCTGCAATAAATCTGCAACCCAAGAAAATGATAACCGATGGCAAACCTGAAATTaacaatgcagaaaaaaattcatcaaaattGTCACACAAAAGTGAACTATTCAAGAAGCCAAATGACACATCAGAACCAAATCTAGAATTCAacaattcccaaataaccatgGAAATGGATTCAAGAATTGATGACAAAGATTTAATGAATTCCAAGGAGACCAACAATGAAGCTACATTTTGGAAGGACAATCCAAATACAGACTCCAAAATGAGATCTAAGGAATTTTCTGATAACACATCACCATGCATAAACACCTCAAACATGGACTTAATGTTATTTCTAAATAACTTCAAAGATGGATCCAACAAAGATGAATGGTCAACAAATTGCTCACAGAACAATGCAAAAAAGCCTGTGAAGAAGggtggaaagaagggaaaggactCTGATCTTGATTCTGGAGACTCAAAAGAtgcaaaaaaagaaggaaagaaaagagagaaaaaagaacccAGGAAAAAGAAGGATACAGAGTCTACTGGTGGTGAATCTGGTGACTCCAAGGATGCaaagaaagaatcaaaaaaagataaaaaagaaaaaaaggaagtcaaGAAAAAGAAGGACACAGATTCTATTGATGCTGAATCTGGTGACTCACAGGAttcaaagaaagataagaaagaaaagaatgcagaCAAAAAGGGCTCAGAATCTACTGATGTTGAATCTGTAGACTCAAAGGGtgcaaagaaggagaagagacgTTCAAAGAAAGATGACATGAAGGATGCCTTCTATACTGATTCCGAATCCGAtgcagagacaaagaaggacaagagagatgaaatgaaggaaaataaagggAACAGGAACAAGCTTATCAAGGATACATTGTCTACTGATGCTGATTCTGAATCTGAAAGTGACCCAACAATAAAGAAAGgtgagaagaaagataaaaaaattacaaagaaaggagaaaagaaggatgCACAAAAAACTGTAGATTCTACTGCAAGTGAGTCTGAAATTgaagtaaaggaaaagaaagaggtcaTGAAAGACTCAGCGAAGGACATAGGTAGTTATACTGATTCAGCTTCTGATGGATCTTCCAAGGCAGGCATAAGGAGAGGTGTAAGGCTCTCAGGTACTGAATCTGAAGGGTCATTGGTGTTTAAGGTTATAAAGACCACTGATGATTCAGATGGCACATCCACAGACTCAAAGAAGTTAACATCAGAACAAAAGAGAGGATTCAGAGCATCATCCAAAAAGACTACTTTcagagaaaggggggaaagagATATGGGTGGCAGAATTCCTTCATCAAGAGAAAGGCTGCCATTCCCTCCTTGTGAACCTCTGCAAACATCACCTAAGCCCAAACGTGTCTGTCAGTGCAAggttcctcctccacctccaaaACCAAGATATGCTCCTTTG CCTGAAGCGAAATGGATCCATAAGCTTCTCTGA